GCAACCCGCAATGCCCTGGTAACCTTCGAGAGCCTGATCAAAATCTATCCCGACGCTCCCGAAAGCCGCATCGCCCCGGAAAGAGTTCGGGCCTGCAAAAACCATCTGGCCGCCAACGAACTGTACGTCGGTCTTTTTTATTATAAATTCGAAAAGCACAAAGCGGCCATCGGGCGTCTTACCGAAATGCTGGATAAATACCCCGAGTGCCCCGACAAAGACCAGGTCTACTACTACCTGGGGCGTACATTTCTGGATAGCGGCCACCCCAATCTCGCCGTTGCCACTTTTGAAAATCTGATCGCCGATTTTCCACGCAGCCCGCTCGCTGCTGAGGCGAAAACTATTCTGCGTGAGGAATTCTGACGCAGACAAACCGTTTATAACTCTGAAGATGGGCCACAGCGTCACTCAAGCCCTCTTCAGACTCCGACACATAGTGTTTTGATTTAGATAGACAACGCAACGGACCGGCTACTTTTGCCGGTCCGTTGCAGCTTCGTGGCCCGCCTTCATGACCTTCCTTTCTTTTGAAGCATCCAACGCGAAAGGATAAGGGACCGCCAACCGCTCGTTGTCCTGGCGGATACGGGACCGAAGTATCAGACCGAGGAGTTAAACCATGAGCATTTTGCATGACCGTATCGCCTACCCGAACCTTTTAGAACGTATAAAAACCGTCGCTGAGGTCCTGCCCCTTTTTCAAAACGGCATGACCCTGGGTTGGTCGGGATTTACGCCCGTAGGTTACCCAAAAGCTATCCCTAAAGCTTTGGCAAACTACGTGGAAACCAACCGCCTGCAGGGCAAGATGCGCTTCAATTTGCTCATTGGCGCCTCCGTCGGAACCGAAACCGAGGATCGGTGGGCTTCCCTCGACATGATCGAGCGCCGCTGGCCCTATCAAAGCGGCAAAAACATCCGCAAAGGCATCAACACCGGCCGCATCCGTATGCACGACAAGCACCTGTCCATGTTTGCCCAGGACCTGGGCTACGGTTTTTACACCAAGGATCTCGGTGGGAAAATCGATCTCGGCATCATCGAGGCAAGTGCCATCACCAAGGAAGGCAATATCATCCTTGCCGGATCCGTAGGCATTGCCGCTGAAATCATCCAGTCGGCCGAGCATCTGATTATCGAACTGAACACCACCATCCCTTCCTATGAAGGGCTCCATGACATCGTGCTGCCGGAACAGCCCCCCCATCGGCAGCCTTACCTGATCAGCCGTGTTGGCGACCGCATAGGTACCACCTATGTCCCCTGCAACCCTGACAAGATCATCGCCATCGTCGAATCCAAAGAACCTGACAACGGTCGATCGCTGGGTGCCACCGATGCGGTTTCCGAACGTATTGCCGGCCACATTCTCGATTTTTTCCAAACCGAGGTTAAAGCCGGACGCCTGCCCGCCAACCTGCTGCCTCTGCAATCAGGCGTCGGCAACATCGCCAACGCGGTCGTCGGGGATCTGGTCAAAGGCCCCTTCAGCGACCTGACCGTTTATACAGAGGTTCTGCAAGACACCATGCTGGACTTTTTCGACTCCGGCAAACTCAAATATGCCTCAGCCACATCCCTGTCCTTCTCGGCCGATGGGTTTGAGCGATTCTACAACAACTGGGATGAATACACCCGCAAGATCGTGCTGCGCCCCCAGCAGTTGGCCAACAACCCGGAAATGATTCGACGTCTTGGCGTTATCGCCATGAACACCCCCGTGGAATTCGATATTTACGCCCACGCCAACTCGACACTGGTCGGCGGCACACGCATGATCAACGGTATCGGCGGCTCCGGCGACTTTCTGCGCAACGCCTTCCTGTCCATTATGCATTCGCCCTCGGTGCGCCCGAGCAAAACCGACCCCACCGGGATCACCTGCGTCGTACCGATGGTTCCGCATGTCGACCATACCGAGCATGATCTCGATGTGCTTGTCACCGAACAGGGCCTGGCCGACTTGCGCGGTCTTTGTCCCCGCGACCGCGCACAACTGATCATCGACAAATGCGCCCACCCGGAATATCGCCCCTTGCTGCAGGATTATCTGGATCGGGCCAGCCACGAATGCCTGAGCCGCGGAGTCGGCCACGAGCCGCATATGCTCGACAGGGTCTTCCGCATGCAGCAACACCTGGCTACCCACGGCACCATGAAAATCGGATCCTGGGACTGATACCGTTCGCGGCAACTGTTCTCTTTGCTACATCGTTTTTCACGGGTATCTGCCCAAAAAACAACAGCCCCCGACCTATTGGCCGGGGGCTGTTGTTTCAGAAGATGATTTCTGCCAACACTATTCGTCGTTATCGTGCTTGCCGCCACGAGGCAAAGCCACCAACTCGGCACCGGTTGCCTCGGCAATGGCTTTCATTTCGCTCATCCGCAGATGCTTGCCAAACATCTTAAGATTAACATCCGCCACCGCGACGAGAATATAGCGCGGTTGTTTGGCGCCATCGACAACCTTGCGCCGCTCACGATAAAAAATCTTGCCACTCATAACTACCTCCTGTCTAGGGTGTACCGCACTTCGTTTGCGGTAGATACATATGCCTCACCCATACCACGAGGCTGGAACAACTGCAAGTTCAACCGTCTCAAACGCGGATAATCGTACCTACTTTTTCTCCCCGAAGGGCTTTCTCGACATTGCCGCGCTTATGACCGTTGACGATGCGCAGTTCTTTGAGACTATTCGCATCTTTCAGCAGATACAGCAATTTCCGCTCCATCACCAGATCTTCCAAGTCCATGGCGAGCAACTCATCCACCGTGATGTCTTCGATCAAATCGGCGTCGGGATTAACCAACGGGTTTTCCGTATACAAGCCGTCTACGTTTTTGACCAGAATACAACTTTTGGCTCCAAGCACCTCAGCCATCAAAAATGCCCCGGTATCCGTGCGATGGGGCGGGATCAAGCCACACTCGGGCGGATGTTCAAAGAGTCCATAGGGAGGGGTTCCATGCGTAACAGGTAACAACCCAAGTTTAAGCAACATGGGAAGGTCCAGAATATCCGCACTATCAATATGCGTCCCGCCCCATTTGGAGAGCAATAAAGAAACCATTTCGGCATTCTGCTCGCTGATTTTACCGGCTAACTGTGCCAGCACTCCCGTGGGCATGCCAAGGTCGATGCCGACATCGAGAATATGTCGCACCCTGACACCGCCGCCGGTAACAACCAGCATCTTATGGTCTTTAGCCTGCTCGCCAATCTCCTCCAGCAGCGGCATAACCACTTCCCGGCCGAAATCGATGGTACCGTGACCACCTATTTTTACCACTTGCAGATCCGGTATCAGCCGCATCGGTTGAATATGATCATGCTTTTGCATCAATCCTTTGCGAACCAGGGTCTCACCCTGCAACCTGTTGTTCACTTCATGCCTTTTGGCCATACATCCTCCTCTGGGATCGTCATTCTTGTCGGCAACTTCGAACATCGACTTCACAGGCGCACTATAGCAAAGCCCTGAACCGAAGAACAATGGTTAGGTCGCTAAACCTATCACAATGAAATGTAACACATCATGAGCGTTTGAGAACTTACGATCATTTGCGGAAAAAAAAAGCCAGCGTCGCTTTAATGCGCGCTGGCCAGTGGGCCGTAAGCAACGACCGGATATCAGGAGGAGGAGAAAATGGCCACAGTCGGAATAGCGGCCGGGGAGATTTTTTTAAGACCGAGAGACTTAAACGGCAGGGCCGTACAACCTATTCGGTGGAAACATATTAGCACCAGGTGTTTTTTTTGGTCAATAACTTTTCTAAAATAATTTCAACGGCGTAAAAATGACTAAAAATAACAATTAATGGAGAAAAATAACGACAATCAGGAAGTCGTTTTCCCCAATATAGCGATTTTCAGTGCCTCACCACCCTTTGTGCCGGTACAACAACGACAAATCCGGCAAAATATCCCTCTCCGGAAAGCTCCTAAATCCGACTCCGAAAATACCGTATACACACAGCTGACCATCTCACAAAAACACAACTCAGGCCAGCAAAATATCTATCCAAAGAAAGGTCTAAGCATTACTGGAAACCCAATGACATATCGGGTTTCCAGTAGAACTTAAGCAGCTGCAGCATTGATAAACAAAACAAACCATGTTATGCTCTGTATAAATACGTTTGAAAAATTCCATGTATACACTTCGCTTGTGTAACATGGTGGCGAACCCCGCGGAACAACCTCAGCAGACAAGATTTTCAGATTCCGTACCGTTTTTTCATTTTCATCAATACCGCGAATTCCCCTTTGCCGCTGTGCAATCCACTTTTAAAGGGCTGTCCGGACCGTTTCGGAATCATCCGAAAACCTGGTACACCTGCCCCGTCGCAAGCCGGTAAAAATCATGGGAAAGGAGGGCCACATGAGCCATAAAAAGTATATTACCAATATTGATCAGATACCGGAGTTGAACAGGCTTGAAGAGCATCACCGTCAAAAGCTTAAAGCCGTGCAAAAACGTTACGCATTCCGCTCCAACGGCTATTACCAGTCTCTCATCGATTGGAACGACCCCAAGGACCCCATCCGGCGTATCGTCATCCCCAGCGCAGACGAATTACAACCCTGGGGCGAGCTCGATGCCTCCGGAGAATCCCTCTATTCCAAAGCTCCGGGGCTCGAGCATAAATACCCGGATACCGCGGTACTGCTGGTCAGCGATGTCTGTGGAGCTCTATGTCGCTTCTGTTTTCGCAAGCGTCTGTTTATGGATGACAATCAGGAAGTTGCCAGAGACGTTTCGGCGGGACTGGCTTATATACGCAAACATACGGAAATCAATAATGTTCTGGTTACAGGTGGCGACCCGCTGTTGCTATCGACACGTAAACTGACTGAAATCATTGAACAGCTGCGCGCCATCGAACACGTACGCATCATCCGCATCGGCAGCAAAATGCCCGCCTTTAACCCCTTCCGGATATTGGATGATCCGGAGTTGCTGGAGATGTTCAAAGCGCATAGTCAACCGAATCGTCGCATCTATCTGATGGCGCAGTTCAACCATCCCAGGGAACTGACATCGGAAGCCCGACGCGCCCTCGATCTGGTTCTGCAAAGCGGGGTAACCGTCATGCATCAAACCCCCATGATTCGAGGAGTCAATGATTCAGCGGAGGTCTTAACCGAACTCTTCAATGAATTGTCTTATATGGGTGTGGCCCCTTATTATGTATTCCAGTGCCGGCCGACAGAAGGCAATGCCGCTTATACCGTACCCATCGAAGAGGGATACGCCATTTTCGCAAAAGCGCACCAAAACTGCTCCGGGCTGGCGCGCCGCTGCCGCTACACCTTATCCCACGCCACCGGAAAAATCGAAGTTGCGGGATTGACCGACGACCAGGTATTCTTCCGCTACCATAGGCCCGCAGATCCGCAACAAAATCTAGGGGAACTCCTGGCCTTCCCTCGTAACCCCGAGGCTTTCTGGCTGGATGACTACACCGACCCGCAGCCCCTGGCGAGCAACCAGAAAAGCGCATTCTGTTAAAATCGCCCACTCGTTCAAAAATTTTTCAGCGCCACAGAGATCGCAAGACCCCGCACCAGGAAAAAACCTGGGCGGGGTCGTTTTTTTCCTGCAGGACGGCTGTGAAACGATCATACAGATAAGGACTGTGATTGATGCGGTGGGCTAGAAAGTCGACCAACAGGGGGTGTTCGAACCATTTGCGGGTACGCTCAAAACCGTCATAACACATTCCGCGTAAAAGCCGGAGATACCCGGGATAGCGAAGCAACTCCGACATGTCACCTTTCCGCAGGCAACGATGCACAAGTTTCGCTGCCAGCACACCGCTTTGCATGGCCTTGCCGATGCCTTCACCCGTATATGGCGAGGTGGTGCCGACCATTTCCCCCATACCGAGGCAGGCCCCGGAGGCCATGGGACCTATATGCTGCCAACCGCTGCGCAACACAGCCCCCTTAAGCGGCGTCTCCATATCCCCCTGTTCCATCAATTCGCGCGCTATCGGAAACGTATGGAGAAATGCGTGGAAAGAACGTTTAAGGTGGAGGTGAGGCTCGGTTTGACGATACATGAACCGACCACAGCCCACATTGTATAAATCTTTTTCGACAGGAAAGATCCAGGCATACCCGGGCAGAATGGTGCGCTCACAGGCAATGACCATATGCTTAATAGGCAGACGGGATCGGACATAACAACGTACGGCCGCGCCACTGGCCACAGGGTGGGCCACGAGGCCGCTTTTTTGCGCCAATGCCAACCGTCCGCCTGTAGCCAACAGGCCGCAGCGCGCTACCTGCATGGAAGGGCCTTCCCTGAAACGCACCGCAATTTCTGCGTCGCCACGTTTTTCCAGGGCTGCGGCGGTCCCCCTGACAAAAGTAACCCCGGCAGCCAAAGCCTTTCTGGCCAACAACTGATCGAGAATTTCACGTTTTACGGTAAGGTAATCGCCGGGGACATCGATACGCACATGTGCCGGACTGTAAATACGCATCTGCGTGCAACGGTGGCCTGCATGAAGCGCTGCATCGAAAAGCCCGTAACGCCGCAATATGCGCATGGCGCCTGGAGTGAGACAATCCCCGCAGACCTTACTGCGCGGAAACCAGTCCCGATCAGTCAACAGAACACGGTGCCCCATGTCGGCCAGGGTAATGGCCGCGATACTCCCGGCCGGTCCGGCACCGGCGATGATAACATCCCAGGTCTGAACCGGAAGAGTTTCAATCGACTGCTGTTTCAGGTCAACCAAAGTCGCCGAAACGGATGGCGTATCCTCTCCCATGCGCCTGCCTTTCCCTATGAAATCTACCCATTACGATCCTATCAACATATCATACAAACACCTGCTTTTATTGCTTCCCTTAAAGAAAGATAACCGGAAAAGGGGCACACCGCCGGCCTCCCGGGTGGTTCCCAAGACCGACGGACGCCTGCAGGAAAAATTACTGTAAAAACTTACGGAAGGTAAACAATAACGCGGGAAAACGTGCGACATGAACGGAGAGCATCCCCCGTCGCAGCGGAAGGGGAAGTTTCTGCAACATACCTGGCTCAGCGAAGATAAAACTTCACCGGGATCTCAAGGGCCTTCATCTGTCGGGGATCCAAAGGAAAGGCAGGATAGGGGGCTCCGCGGTTTACGGCCCGTAAAGCAGCCTTGTCGAGCTGTCGATAACCTGAACTCCGGGTCACCGTCGGGGTCCCGGCCAACCGGCCATCCGGCGTCAAACGAAAGGTGACCGTGGCTACGCCCTCCTGCCGTCGCTGCTGGGCCATCTGAGGATAGCGCTTAGCGGCATCGACCCGCGCCCGGATCGCATTCAGATAACCCGCCAAAGCCGATGCGGAACCGGACCCCCGACGGCCCTGACCTGCGCCCTGCGTACCGGGACCGCTGCCGGCGCCCATCCCCCCGCTACCGCCACCCGAGGCCGTCAATGCCACCGATGTCGGTCCGGGAAGCCCGCCGGAAACCGGAACTTGCAGTTCGCCATCCGGATCGAAGCTACTTGGCGTAGGGGCATTGAAAGACTGGGAAGCAACAGCCAGTTGTGCAGGAACCGCTGCCGCCGAAGGCACCGAAGAAGACTGGGGCATTTCCGGGCCAGCCACAGGCGAAGGCGCACGAACCCCCGCAGGAACCGAGGGTGCCGCAGCACCTTCCAGGTCAACCTCGACACGATTAACCAAACGGTGAGGCTGCATCAATCCCATGCCAAGAGCCAACACCACGGCAAGATGAATGGCCAGGGAGGCGCCAAAAGCCAACCAGGTGCGACCTGCCTTCACGGGGCGCCCGCTTCCTCGAGGGTGGCAACGACAATGCGGGCCGCC
This DNA window, taken from Syntrophotalea carbinolica DSM 2380, encodes the following:
- a CDS encoding acetyl-CoA hydrolase/transferase C-terminal domain-containing protein, with protein sequence MSILHDRIAYPNLLERIKTVAEVLPLFQNGMTLGWSGFTPVGYPKAIPKALANYVETNRLQGKMRFNLLIGASVGTETEDRWASLDMIERRWPYQSGKNIRKGINTGRIRMHDKHLSMFAQDLGYGFYTKDLGGKIDLGIIEASAITKEGNIILAGSVGIAAEIIQSAEHLIIELNTTIPSYEGLHDIVLPEQPPHRQPYLISRVGDRIGTTYVPCNPDKIIAIVESKEPDNGRSLGATDAVSERIAGHILDFFQTEVKAGRLPANLLPLQSGVGNIANAVVGDLVKGPFSDLTVYTEVLQDTMLDFFDSGKLKYASATSLSFSADGFERFYNNWDEYTRKIVLRPQQLANNPEMIRRLGVIAMNTPVEFDIYAHANSTLVGGTRMINGIGGSGDFLRNAFLSIMHSPSVRPSKTDPTGITCVVPMVPHVDHTEHDLDVLVTEQGLADLRGLCPRDRAQLIIDKCAHPEYRPLLQDYLDRASHECLSRGVGHEPHMLDRVFRMQQHLATHGTMKIGSWD
- a CDS encoding uridylate kinase, producing MAKRHEVNNRLQGETLVRKGLMQKHDHIQPMRLIPDLQVVKIGGHGTIDFGREVVMPLLEEIGEQAKDHKMLVVTGGGVRVRHILDVGIDLGMPTGVLAQLAGKISEQNAEMVSLLLSKWGGTHIDSADILDLPMLLKLGLLPVTHGTPPYGLFEHPPECGLIPPHRTDTGAFLMAEVLGAKSCILVKNVDGLYTENPLVNPDADLIEDITVDELLAMDLEDLVMERKLLYLLKDANSLKELRIVNGHKRGNVEKALRGEKVGTIIRV
- a CDS encoding KamA family radical SAM protein, producing the protein MSHKKYITNIDQIPELNRLEEHHRQKLKAVQKRYAFRSNGYYQSLIDWNDPKDPIRRIVIPSADELQPWGELDASGESLYSKAPGLEHKYPDTAVLLVSDVCGALCRFCFRKRLFMDDNQEVARDVSAGLAYIRKHTEINNVLVTGGDPLLLSTRKLTEIIEQLRAIEHVRIIRIGSKMPAFNPFRILDDPELLEMFKAHSQPNRRIYLMAQFNHPRELTSEARRALDLVLQSGVTVMHQTPMIRGVNDSAEVLTELFNELSYMGVAPYYVFQCRPTEGNAAYTVPIEEGYAIFAKAHQNCSGLARRCRYTLSHATGKIEVAGLTDDQVFFRYHRPADPQQNLGELLAFPRNPEAFWLDDYTDPQPLASNQKSAFC
- a CDS encoding NAD(P)/FAD-dependent oxidoreductase; translation: MGEDTPSVSATLVDLKQQSIETLPVQTWDVIIAGAGPAGSIAAITLADMGHRVLLTDRDWFPRSKVCGDCLTPGAMRILRRYGLFDAALHAGHRCTQMRIYSPAHVRIDVPGDYLTVKREILDQLLARKALAAGVTFVRGTAAALEKRGDAEIAVRFREGPSMQVARCGLLATGGRLALAQKSGLVAHPVASGAAVRCYVRSRLPIKHMVIACERTILPGYAWIFPVEKDLYNVGCGRFMYRQTEPHLHLKRSFHAFLHTFPIARELMEQGDMETPLKGAVLRSGWQHIGPMASGACLGMGEMVGTTSPYTGEGIGKAMQSGVLAAKLVHRCLRKGDMSELLRYPGYLRLLRGMCYDGFERTRKWFEHPLLVDFLAHRINHSPYLYDRFTAVLQEKNDPAQVFSWCGVLRSLWR
- a CDS encoding energy transducer TonB; this encodes MKAGRTWLAFGASLAIHLAVVLALGMGLMQPHRLVNRVEVDLEGAAAPSVPAGVRAPSPVAGPEMPQSSSVPSAAAVPAQLAVASQSFNAPTPSSFDPDGELQVPVSGGLPGPTSVALTASGGGSGGMGAGSGPGTQGAGQGRRGSGSASALAGYLNAIRARVDAAKRYPQMAQQRRQEGVATVTFRLTPDGRLAGTPTVTRSSGYRQLDKAALRAVNRGAPYPAFPLDPRQMKALEIPVKFYLR